A region from the Pseudonocardia petroleophila genome encodes:
- a CDS encoding MaoC/PaaZ C-terminal domain-containing protein, whose protein sequence is MSDVEKGTELPPLELRVTRADLVRYAGASGDLNPIHWSDRVATGVGLPGVIAHGMLTMALAGRFVTAWVGDPSAVRSYGVRFTRPVVVPDDDEGALVELSGKVTDVTGGIATVAITARFDGKTVLGRAVAEVALPS, encoded by the coding sequence ATGAGCGACGTCGAGAAGGGCACCGAGCTGCCCCCGCTGGAGCTGCGCGTCACCCGAGCCGACCTGGTCCGCTACGCGGGCGCCTCCGGCGACCTCAACCCGATCCACTGGAGCGACCGCGTCGCCACCGGCGTCGGGCTCCCCGGCGTCATCGCGCACGGGATGCTGACGATGGCGCTGGCCGGCCGGTTCGTCACGGCGTGGGTGGGCGACCCGTCCGCGGTGCGCAGCTACGGCGTCCGCTTCACCCGCCCCGTGGTCGTCCCCGACGACGACGAGGGCGCGCTGGTCGAGCTGTCCGGCAAGGTCACCGACGTGACGGGCGGGATCGCCACGGTCGCGATCACCGCCCGGTTCGACGGGAAGACCGTGCTGGGGCGGGCCGTGGCCGAGGTCGCGCTCCCGTCCTGA
- the rplA gene encoding 50S ribosomal protein L1, whose amino-acid sequence MAQRSKAYREAAEKIDKDNLYTPLQAANLAKETASTKMDATVEVAMRLGVDPRKADQMVRGTVNLPHGTGKTARVIVFATGDKAAEAEAAGADVVGAEDLIERIQGGWLDFDAAIATPDQMAKVGRIARILGPRGLMPNPKTGTVTPDVTKAVNDIKGGKINFRVDKQANLHMVIGKASFDTEKLVENYGAALDEILRAKPSAAKGKYIKKITVSTTTGPGIPVDPLRTRNLLVDETPSA is encoded by the coding sequence ATGGCACAGCGCAGCAAGGCCTACCGCGAAGCCGCGGAGAAGATCGACAAGGACAACCTGTACACGCCGCTCCAGGCCGCCAACCTGGCCAAGGAGACGGCGAGCACGAAGATGGACGCCACCGTCGAGGTCGCGATGCGCCTCGGTGTCGACCCCCGCAAGGCCGACCAGATGGTCCGCGGCACGGTCAACCTGCCGCACGGCACGGGCAAGACCGCCCGCGTCATCGTGTTCGCCACCGGTGACAAGGCCGCCGAGGCCGAGGCCGCCGGCGCCGACGTCGTGGGCGCCGAGGACCTCATCGAGCGGATCCAGGGCGGGTGGCTCGACTTCGACGCCGCCATCGCCACCCCGGACCAGATGGCCAAGGTCGGCCGGATCGCCCGCATCCTGGGCCCGCGCGGCCTGATGCCGAACCCGAAGACCGGCACCGTGACGCCCGACGTCACCAAGGCGGTCAACGACATCAAGGGCGGAAAGATCAACTTCCGCGTCGACAAGCAGGCCAACCTGCACATGGTGATCGGCAAGGCGTCGTTCGACACCGAGAAGCTGGTGGAGAACTACGGCGCCGCGCTGGACGAGATCCTGCGCGCCAAGCCGAGTGCGGCCAAGGGCAAGTACATCAAGAAGATCACGGTGAGCACGACGACGGGACCGGGCATCCCCGTCGACCCGCTGCGCACCCGCAACCTCCTGGTGGACGAGACCCCCTCGGCCTGA
- the secE gene encoding preprotein translocase subunit SecE: MTDEREASEDGRERPGSAADRRGRRAGSTPTGGGDKGRATAVRDGRPEKASLPSRLIRFLREVIAELRKVIWPTRKQLITYTIVVLVFVSFMVAFVALLDLVFAQGVTYLFGT; encoded by the coding sequence GTGACGGACGAGCGCGAGGCAAGCGAAGACGGGCGGGAACGCCCGGGCTCCGCTGCCGACCGTCGGGGTCGACGGGCCGGCTCCACGCCGACCGGCGGCGGCGACAAGGGTCGGGCCACCGCGGTCCGGGACGGCCGTCCCGAGAAGGCCTCGCTGCCGAGCAGGCTGATCCGGTTCCTGCGCGAGGTGATAGCCGAGCTGCGCAAGGTCATCTGGCCCACGCGCAAGCAGCTCATCACCTACACGATCGTCGTGCTGGTCTTCGTGTCCTTCATGGTCGCGTTCGTCGCACTGCTGGATCTGGTGTTCGCGCAGGGTGTCACGTACCTGTTCGGCACGTGA
- a CDS encoding FAS1-like dehydratase domain-containing protein: MPDASFVGTALAPSAPYLVGREKIKEFALAIGEGASVCTDVDAARAAGHPDVVAPPTFAVTFTMPLIEGFLRDPALGWDYSRMVHGDQSIVLHRPIHGGDELVTVIHVDDLSTRAGSHMLTLRCEVSDVDGTPVATTKALLVTAG, translated from the coding sequence GTGCCCGACGCCTCGTTCGTCGGCACGGCACTGGCGCCCTCGGCGCCGTACCTGGTCGGCCGGGAGAAGATCAAGGAATTCGCCCTCGCCATCGGCGAGGGCGCTTCCGTGTGCACGGACGTCGACGCGGCCCGCGCCGCGGGTCATCCCGACGTCGTCGCGCCGCCCACCTTCGCCGTCACGTTCACGATGCCGCTGATCGAGGGCTTCCTGCGCGACCCGGCGCTCGGCTGGGACTACTCGCGGATGGTCCACGGCGACCAGTCGATCGTGCTGCACCGCCCGATCCACGGCGGCGACGAGCTGGTCACCGTGATCCACGTCGACGACCTCAGCACCCGTGCGGGCAGCCACATGCTCACGCTGCGCTGCGAGGTCTCCGACGTCGACGGCACCCCGGTCGCCACCACGAAGGCACTGCTGGTGACGGCCGGATGA
- a CDS encoding helix-turn-helix transcriptional regulator encodes MTDVTRIGAGIELVGRRHEVSVLAAALDRAAAGSPTGVLLSGDAGVGKSRLVAEAVARASAAGFAVLTGRCLDTAEAALPYLPFTELVGTLAEREPELVAAHEALRHLLPGGPQRAEPGGARELGQLRVFDAVLSVLDALTAGTPALVVLEDLHWADRSSRDLLVFLLSRLDAQRLVVLATYRSDDLHRRHPLRPVLSELVRLPAVERVELEPLDPSDVLALVRLLADGSLTPQLLHSVARRSEGNAFFAEELVSSCSDGLPHSLVEVLLARVESLTPATQRLLRVASVAGRQVRHDQLAAVAGLDVDELELGLREAVHHHVLVADEHAGDGYVFRHALLREAIHHDLLPGERSRLHAAFAALLADPSAPDEPGRAAVLAHHALAAHDLPTALAASVSAAREADGQEAPAELLLHAERALELWPAVPDAETVAGAPEHQLTRMAAWAASATGDPERGTALGRRALELAERHGDPVLTAAVRVKYALRLLERNDDGYADARAAAEQAMAVFGTRPPSGDLAWCHAVLARAHYRVDEFPDAVREAELAVRVASALPDTDHFAHAAAADALVTMAGCEAYSGRPEQARARLATARSLARRAGDLGAELRTYSAVGFSLLEECCFAEAAAELAEGEDRAAATGLRWSMPGLDVRVAHVAARFLGGDWDAAETAADLAGAAVPASVSARLVAAGLLVAAARGRFEVVERRYAELSAQPEGMQAVVYLGVAATEAALWQGRPDDAVARARAGQAALDAIEGYAFGGIALAALGIAGHAERVAAGVDAADAAPAVERMVAHAEETARRGLPRGAEMGPEGRAWLLRVHAERTRLTGPDPSAWDAVVDAFGYEPEGLGYRGAYARLRRAEARLASGAATDVADDLRHARRTATALRAAPLLAAVDALAARAGVALDGTAPAPDVLTPRERAVLEQVAQGRTNRQAGAALFISEKTVSVHLSRVMAKLGAASRTEAVSVAYDRGLLSPRVPA; translated from the coding sequence ATGACCGACGTGACGCGGATCGGGGCGGGCATCGAGCTGGTGGGGCGCCGGCACGAGGTGTCGGTGCTGGCCGCCGCGCTCGACCGCGCCGCCGCGGGCTCGCCGACGGGCGTGCTGCTCTCCGGCGACGCGGGCGTCGGCAAGTCCCGGCTCGTGGCGGAGGCGGTGGCGCGGGCGTCGGCGGCGGGGTTCGCCGTGCTCACCGGCCGCTGCCTCGACACCGCGGAGGCGGCGCTGCCCTACCTCCCGTTCACCGAGCTCGTCGGCACGCTCGCGGAGCGGGAGCCCGAGCTCGTCGCCGCGCACGAGGCGCTGCGGCACCTGCTGCCCGGCGGGCCGCAGCGGGCCGAGCCGGGCGGCGCCCGCGAGCTCGGTCAGCTCCGCGTGTTCGACGCCGTGCTGTCCGTGCTCGACGCGCTCACCGCCGGCACCCCCGCCCTGGTCGTGCTGGAGGACCTGCACTGGGCCGACCGCTCCAGCCGCGACCTGCTGGTCTTCCTGCTCTCCCGCCTCGACGCCCAGCGGCTGGTCGTCCTGGCCACCTACCGCTCCGACGACCTGCACCGCCGCCACCCGCTGCGGCCGGTTCTCTCCGAGCTGGTGCGGCTGCCTGCCGTCGAGCGGGTGGAGCTGGAGCCGCTCGACCCGTCCGACGTGCTGGCGCTCGTCCGGCTGCTCGCCGACGGGTCGCTCACGCCGCAGCTGCTGCACAGCGTCGCCCGCCGCAGCGAGGGCAACGCGTTCTTCGCCGAGGAGCTGGTCTCCAGCTGCTCCGACGGGCTGCCGCACAGCCTCGTCGAGGTGCTGCTGGCCCGCGTCGAGAGCCTCACCCCGGCCACGCAGCGGCTGCTGCGGGTGGCGTCGGTGGCCGGTCGGCAGGTCCGGCACGACCAGCTCGCCGCGGTGGCCGGCCTCGACGTCGACGAGCTGGAGCTGGGCCTGCGCGAGGCGGTGCACCACCACGTCCTCGTCGCCGACGAGCACGCCGGGGACGGCTACGTCTTCCGGCACGCCCTGCTGCGCGAAGCCATCCACCACGACCTGCTGCCCGGGGAGCGCAGCCGGCTGCACGCCGCGTTCGCCGCGCTGCTGGCCGACCCCTCCGCCCCCGACGAGCCGGGCCGCGCGGCCGTGCTCGCCCACCACGCCCTCGCCGCGCACGACCTGCCCACCGCGCTCGCCGCGTCGGTGTCGGCGGCCCGGGAGGCCGACGGGCAGGAGGCCCCCGCGGAGCTGCTGCTGCACGCCGAGCGGGCGCTGGAGCTGTGGCCCGCCGTCCCCGACGCGGAGACCGTCGCCGGGGCCCCGGAGCACCAGCTCACCCGGATGGCGGCCTGGGCCGCGAGCGCCACGGGCGACCCCGAGCGGGGCACCGCGCTGGGCCGGCGCGCGCTGGAGCTGGCCGAGCGCCACGGCGACCCGGTGCTCACCGCGGCGGTGCGCGTCAAGTACGCGCTGCGGCTGCTGGAGCGCAACGACGACGGCTACGCCGACGCCCGCGCCGCCGCCGAGCAGGCGATGGCGGTGTTCGGGACGCGCCCGCCGTCCGGCGACCTCGCCTGGTGCCACGCCGTGCTCGCGCGGGCGCACTACCGGGTCGACGAGTTCCCCGACGCGGTGCGCGAGGCCGAGCTGGCCGTGCGGGTCGCGTCCGCCCTCCCCGACACCGACCACTTCGCCCACGCCGCGGCGGCCGACGCCCTGGTCACGATGGCCGGCTGCGAGGCGTACTCGGGGCGCCCCGAGCAGGCCAGGGCGCGGCTCGCCACCGCGCGCTCGCTGGCCCGCCGGGCCGGCGACCTCGGGGCGGAGCTGCGCACGTACTCCGCCGTCGGCTTCTCGCTGCTGGAGGAGTGCTGCTTCGCCGAGGCCGCCGCCGAGCTGGCCGAGGGCGAGGACCGCGCCGCGGCCACCGGCCTGCGCTGGAGCATGCCTGGCCTCGACGTCCGCGTGGCCCACGTGGCGGCCCGGTTCCTCGGCGGCGACTGGGACGCCGCGGAGACCGCGGCCGACCTCGCGGGGGCCGCGGTGCCGGCGTCGGTGTCGGCGCGGCTGGTCGCGGCGGGGCTGCTGGTGGCGGCCGCCCGCGGGCGGTTCGAGGTGGTGGAGCGCCGGTACGCGGAGCTGAGCGCGCAGCCGGAGGGGATGCAGGCGGTGGTGTACCTCGGCGTCGCCGCCACCGAGGCCGCGCTGTGGCAGGGCAGGCCCGACGACGCGGTGGCCCGTGCGCGGGCGGGGCAGGCCGCGCTGGACGCGATCGAGGGGTACGCGTTCGGCGGCATCGCGCTCGCCGCGCTGGGCATCGCCGGCCACGCCGAGCGGGTCGCCGCGGGCGTCGACGCCGCCGACGCCGCGCCGGCCGTCGAGCGGATGGTGGCCCACGCCGAGGAGACCGCGCGGCGCGGGCTGCCGCGCGGCGCCGAGATGGGCCCCGAGGGCCGGGCCTGGCTGCTCCGGGTGCACGCCGAGCGCACGCGGCTCACCGGGCCCGACCCGTCGGCGTGGGACGCGGTGGTCGACGCGTTCGGCTACGAGCCCGAGGGGCTCGGCTACCGCGGGGCGTACGCACGGCTGCGCCGGGCCGAGGCGCGGCTCGCCTCCGGGGCGGCCACCGACGTCGCCGACGACCTCCGCCACGCCCGCCGCACCGCCACCGCCCTGCGGGCCGCCCCGCTGCTGGCCGCGGTCGACGCGCTGGCCGCGCGGGCCGGAGTCGCGCTCGACGGGACGGCACCGGCTCCCGACGTCCTCACGCCGCGGGAGCGCGCGGTGCTGGAGCAGGTGGCGCAGGGCCGGACCAACCGGCAGGCCGGGGCGGCCCTGTTCATCAGCGAGAAGACGGTGAGCGTCCACCTGTCCCGGGTGATGGCGAAGCTGGGGGCCGCCAGCCGCACCGAGGCCGTGAGCGTCGCCTACGACCGCGGCCTCCTGTCCCCCCGCGTCCCGGCCTGA
- the nusG gene encoding transcription termination/antitermination protein NusG translates to MSSPDGGTQLSDSEIEANEAALDATAEATPDADLPEQAVQDADVEAAHGAEVVSDSYTEDEPGADDVATDEVVEPEVEEEVDPVEEMRAALRRAPGDWYVVHSYAGYENKVKTNLETRVQTLDVEDFIFQVEVPTEEVTEIKNGQRKQVQRKVLPGYILVRMDLNDQSWGAVRNTPGVTGFVGATSKPSPLTHDEVIKFLLPKVEPKPAAAGGKADSGASTGGKPTVEVDFEVGESVTVMDGPFATLPATINEVNIDAQKLKVLVSIFGRETPVELAFSQVSKI, encoded by the coding sequence GTGAGTTCCCCAGACGGCGGCACACAGCTGTCCGACAGCGAGATCGAGGCCAACGAGGCCGCGCTCGACGCCACGGCCGAGGCCACTCCCGACGCTGATCTCCCCGAGCAGGCCGTGCAGGACGCCGACGTCGAGGCCGCCCACGGCGCCGAGGTCGTGTCCGACAGCTACACCGAGGACGAGCCCGGGGCCGACGACGTCGCCACGGACGAGGTCGTGGAGCCGGAGGTCGAGGAAGAGGTCGACCCCGTCGAGGAGATGCGGGCCGCGCTGCGGCGCGCGCCCGGCGACTGGTACGTCGTGCACTCCTACGCCGGCTACGAGAACAAGGTGAAGACCAACCTCGAGACGCGCGTGCAGACGCTCGACGTCGAGGACTTCATCTTCCAGGTCGAGGTGCCCACCGAGGAGGTCACCGAGATCAAGAACGGCCAGCGCAAGCAGGTGCAGCGCAAGGTGCTGCCCGGCTACATCCTGGTCCGGATGGATCTCAACGACCAGTCGTGGGGCGCCGTGCGCAACACGCCCGGCGTCACCGGGTTCGTGGGTGCCACCTCGAAGCCCTCGCCGCTCACCCACGACGAGGTCATCAAGTTCCTGCTGCCCAAGGTCGAGCCGAAGCCGGCCGCCGCGGGTGGCAAGGCCGACTCCGGCGCGAGCACGGGCGGCAAGCCCACGGTCGAGGTCGACTTCGAGGTCGGCGAGTCCGTCACCGTCATGGACGGTCCGTTCGCCACGCTCCCGGCCACCATCAACGAGGTCAACATCGACGCCCAGAAGCTCAAGGTGCTGGTGTCGATCTTCGGCCGCGAGACCCCTGTCGAGCTGGCATTCAGCCAGGTCTCCAAGATCTAG
- the rpsN gene encoding 30S ribosomal protein S14 produces the protein MARTSMIAKNERRKAIVAAHAERRAELKAVIARPTTPDGERAAAVRELNRQPRDASATRVRNRDAADGRPRGYLRKFGVSRVKLRELAHAGHLPGLRTSSW, from the coding sequence ATGGCCAGGACCAGCATGATCGCGAAGAACGAGCGGCGCAAGGCGATCGTGGCGGCGCACGCGGAGCGCCGCGCCGAGCTCAAGGCGGTCATCGCCCGGCCCACCACGCCCGACGGCGAGCGCGCCGCCGCGGTCCGCGAGCTGAACCGCCAGCCCCGCGACGCGAGCGCGACGCGCGTGCGCAACCGCGACGCCGCCGACGGCCGCCCGCGCGGCTACCTGCGGAAGTTCGGCGTCTCCCGGGTGAAGCTCCGCGAGCTCGCCCACGCCGGCCACCTGCCCGGACTGCGCACATCGAGCTGGTGA
- the rpmF gene encoding 50S ribosomal protein L32 yields MAVPKRRVSRSRTRSRRAQWKAAVPDLVPVRIDGREHRVPRRLVRAYQRGLIAPPEQPRA; encoded by the coding sequence ATGGCCGTCCCCAAGCGCCGGGTGTCCCGGTCCCGCACCCGCAGCCGGCGGGCGCAGTGGAAGGCGGCGGTGCCCGACCTGGTGCCGGTGCGGATCGACGGGCGCGAGCACCGGGTGCCGCGGCGGCTGGTGCGCGCCTACCAGCGGGGCCTGATCGCCCCTCCCGAGCAGCCACGGGCGTAA
- the rpsR gene encoding 30S ribosomal protein S18, with the protein MARAERVPRKKVNPLHAKKITEVDWKDTNLLRQFVSDRGKIRARRVTGLTPQQQRQVATAIRNAREMALLPYPRPGRS; encoded by the coding sequence ATGGCCCGCGCCGAGCGCGTGCCGCGGAAGAAGGTCAACCCGCTGCACGCGAAGAAGATCACCGAGGTGGACTGGAAGGACACGAACCTGCTCCGCCAGTTCGTCTCCGACCGCGGCAAGATCCGCGCCCGCCGGGTGACCGGGCTGACCCCCCAGCAGCAGCGGCAGGTGGCCACGGCCATCCGCAACGCCCGCGAGATGGCGCTGCTGCCCTACCCCCGCCCCGGGAGGTCCTGA
- a CDS encoding CaiB/BaiF CoA transferase family protein, whose product MSGPLAGCKVVELAGIGPGPHAAMILADLGAQVVRVDRPGGLQLGDADAPDPTLRGRRRVAADLKSPEGVETVLRLAERADVLIEGYRPGVTERLGVGPADCHARNPKLVYARMTGWGQDGPMAQRAGHDINYISLTGALHAIGRAGERPVPPLNLVGDFGGGSMLVVVGVLSALWEAGRSGQGQVVDAAMVDGASLLSQMFWGFLSRKIWLDERGSNVLDGHAPFYDTYTCADGKHVAVGSLEPQFYAALLTGLGIDPADLPPQYDREQWPVLRARFTEAFAGRTRDEWAAVFGGTDACVTPVLAFGEVAAHPHIAARSTIVESDGVAQAAPAPRFSRTVPDLPGAPAAPEDVESVLADWR is encoded by the coding sequence GTGAGTGGACCGCTGGCAGGGTGCAAGGTCGTGGAGCTGGCCGGGATCGGACCGGGCCCGCACGCCGCGATGATCCTCGCCGACCTGGGGGCCCAGGTCGTGCGCGTGGACCGGCCGGGCGGGCTGCAGCTCGGCGACGCCGACGCCCCCGACCCGACGCTGCGCGGCCGTCGCCGGGTGGCCGCCGACCTCAAGTCGCCCGAGGGGGTCGAGACGGTCCTGCGGCTGGCCGAGCGGGCCGACGTGCTGATCGAGGGCTACCGGCCCGGCGTCACCGAGCGGCTCGGCGTGGGCCCGGCCGACTGCCACGCGCGCAACCCGAAGCTGGTCTACGCCCGGATGACCGGCTGGGGCCAGGACGGCCCGATGGCCCAGCGCGCCGGGCACGACATCAACTACATCTCGCTGACCGGTGCGCTGCACGCCATCGGCCGGGCCGGCGAGCGCCCGGTGCCGCCGCTGAACCTGGTCGGCGACTTCGGCGGCGGCTCGATGCTGGTCGTCGTCGGGGTGCTCTCCGCGCTGTGGGAGGCGGGGCGGTCCGGGCAGGGCCAGGTCGTCGACGCCGCGATGGTCGACGGGGCGTCGCTGCTGAGCCAGATGTTCTGGGGCTTCCTGTCGCGGAAGATCTGGCTCGACGAGCGCGGCTCCAACGTCCTCGACGGCCACGCGCCCTTCTACGACACCTACACCTGCGCCGACGGCAAGCACGTCGCCGTCGGGTCGCTGGAGCCGCAGTTCTACGCGGCACTGCTCACCGGGCTGGGCATCGACCCCGCCGACCTGCCGCCGCAGTACGACCGCGAGCAGTGGCCCGTGCTGCGCGCGCGGTTCACCGAGGCCTTCGCCGGCCGCACCCGCGACGAGTGGGCCGCGGTCTTCGGCGGCACCGACGCGTGCGTCACGCCCGTGCTCGCGTTCGGGGAGGTCGCGGCGCACCCGCACATCGCGGCGCGCTCGACGATCGTGGAGTCCGACGGCGTAGCGCAGGCCGCCCCCGCCCCCCGCTTCTCCCGCACGGTCCCGGACCTCCCGGGGGCGCCCGCCGCCCCGGAGGACGTGGAGTCGGTGCTCGCCGACTGGCGCTGA
- the rplK gene encoding 50S ribosomal protein L11, whose product MPPKKRKLSAIIKLQIKAGAATPAPPVGPALGQHGVNIMEFCKAYNAATEAQRGDIVPVEISVFEDRSFTFALKTPPAARLLLKAAGVEKGSGEPHKTKVASVTMDQVRSIAQTKMADLNADDIEQAAKIIAGTARSMGITIKG is encoded by the coding sequence ATGCCCCCCAAGAAGCGGAAGCTCTCCGCGATCATCAAGCTCCAGATCAAGGCCGGGGCCGCGACCCCGGCCCCGCCGGTCGGCCCCGCGCTCGGCCAGCACGGCGTCAACATCATGGAGTTCTGCAAGGCCTACAACGCCGCCACCGAGGCGCAGCGCGGCGACATCGTGCCGGTCGAGATCTCGGTGTTCGAGGACCGCTCGTTCACCTTCGCTCTCAAGACCCCGCCCGCGGCGCGTCTGCTGCTCAAGGCGGCCGGTGTGGAGAAGGGCAGCGGCGAGCCGCACAAGACCAAGGTCGCCTCGGTGACCATGGACCAGGTGCGCTCCATCGCCCAGACCAAGATGGCCGATCTGAACGCCGACGACATCGAGCAGGCCGCGAAGATCATCGCCGGCACCGCGCGCTCGATGGGCATCACGATCAAGGGCTGA
- the rpmG gene encoding 50S ribosomal protein L33, with translation MGKATDVRPKITLACEQCKHRNYITKKNRRNDPDRLAIKKFCANCGTHREHRETR, from the coding sequence ATGGGTAAGGCCACGGACGTCCGGCCGAAGATCACGCTGGCGTGCGAGCAGTGCAAGCACCGCAACTACATCACCAAGAAGAACCGGCGCAACGACCCCGATCGCCTCGCGATCAAGAAGTTCTGCGCCAACTGCGGCACGCACCGCGAGCACCGCGAGACCCGCTGA
- the mrf gene encoding ribosome hibernation factor-recruiting GTPase MRF, whose amino-acid sequence MSRPELLVLTGLTAPGVEDVVTRLRTLDPDVAVLHHDLRDVGAGLVRRRLRTRDADVTTTVELAHGCVSCTLREDLLPQLRALAGPGGPARIVLHLDPVLEPENLCWSLLHVLVDGRPVVDEVELLGVVAVVDAGTWFADATGDATLPERGCPEPGRAGDDADERTVAQVAVGQAEFADLLVVTGTADAWERARLDAVLARLAPAAPRVRAGALDERVFAPGAARRGRPDDVHAPLLAGTPPLDGDCGVRLVVFSARRPFHPERLHDALDVLLDGVVRARGRIWLATRPEAVLWLESAGGGLRVGHAGDWLDGAGDAAWEAASPQRQAIAALGWHPRFGDRAQDLVVLSHAADPDEIDAVLREALLTDLELADPDAWGALPDPFGWWHTDPCAPAADAVAGPEHHSEEEH is encoded by the coding sequence GTGTCCCGCCCCGAGCTCCTCGTGCTCACCGGGCTCACCGCGCCCGGCGTCGAGGACGTCGTCACCCGTCTCCGCACGCTCGACCCCGACGTGGCCGTGCTGCACCACGACCTGCGCGACGTCGGGGCCGGCCTGGTTCGGCGCCGCCTGCGCACCCGCGACGCCGACGTCACGACCACCGTCGAGCTGGCCCACGGCTGCGTGTCCTGCACGCTGCGCGAGGACCTGCTCCCGCAGCTGCGCGCGCTGGCCGGTCCCGGCGGGCCGGCGCGGATCGTGCTGCACCTCGACCCCGTGCTCGAACCCGAGAACCTCTGCTGGTCGCTGCTGCACGTCCTCGTCGACGGCCGGCCGGTCGTCGACGAGGTGGAGCTGCTCGGGGTCGTCGCCGTCGTCGACGCGGGGACCTGGTTCGCCGACGCCACCGGCGACGCGACGCTGCCCGAGCGCGGGTGCCCGGAGCCGGGGCGCGCGGGTGACGACGCGGACGAGCGGACCGTGGCCCAGGTCGCCGTCGGGCAGGCGGAGTTCGCCGACCTGCTCGTCGTCACCGGCACCGCCGACGCCTGGGAGCGGGCCCGGCTCGACGCCGTCCTCGCCCGGCTGGCCCCCGCCGCCCCGCGCGTGCGGGCCGGGGCGCTCGACGAGCGGGTGTTCGCCCCGGGCGCGGCCCGCCGGGGGCGACCCGACGACGTCCACGCGCCCCTGCTGGCGGGCACTCCCCCGCTCGACGGCGACTGCGGCGTGCGGCTCGTCGTGTTCTCGGCGCGGCGCCCGTTCCACCCGGAGCGCCTGCACGACGCCCTCGACGTGCTGCTCGACGGCGTGGTCCGCGCCCGCGGCCGGATCTGGCTCGCGACCCGCCCGGAGGCCGTGCTGTGGCTGGAGTCCGCTGGCGGCGGGCTGCGGGTCGGCCACGCGGGCGACTGGCTCGACGGCGCGGGCGACGCCGCGTGGGAGGCCGCGTCACCGCAGCGGCAGGCGATCGCGGCGCTGGGCTGGCACCCGCGCTTCGGCGACCGGGCGCAGGACCTCGTCGTCCTCTCGCACGCCGCCGACCCCGACGAGATCGACGCCGTCCTGCGCGAGGCCCTGCTGACCGACCTCGAGCTGGCCGACCCGGACGCGTGGGGCGCGCTGCCCGACCCGTTCGGCTGGTGGCACACCGACCCCTGCGCACCCGCCGCCGACGCGGTGGCGGGCCCCGAGCACCACTCCGAGGAGGAGCACTGA
- the rpmG gene encoding 50S ribosomal protein L33, whose protein sequence is MARGTELRPIVKMRSTAGTGTTYVTRKNRRNDPDRMTLRKYDPVVRRHVEFREER, encoded by the coding sequence ATGGCCCGCGGCACCGAGCTCCGGCCGATCGTGAAGATGCGCTCGACGGCGGGCACCGGCACGACGTACGTCACCCGGAAGAACCGGCGCAACGACCCGGACCGGATGACGCTGCGCAAGTACGACCCCGTCGTCCGGCGCCACGTCGAGTTCCGGGAGGAGCGCTGA
- the rpmB gene encoding 50S ribosomal protein L28, whose translation MSRRCELTGREPGFGRNVSHSHRRTSRRWDPNIQVKRYRFEGRTVRLRLSADAIRTIDRIGIDAAVARIRARGGTV comes from the coding sequence ATGTCCAGGCGCTGCGAGCTGACCGGTCGCGAACCGGGCTTCGGCAGGAACGTGTCGCACTCCCACCGCCGCACGAGCCGCCGCTGGGACCCGAACATCCAGGTGAAGCGCTACCGGTTCGAGGGTCGCACCGTGCGGCTGCGGCTCTCGGCCGACGCGATCAGGACGATCGACCGGATCGGTATCGACGCCGCGGTCGCCCGCATCCGGGCCAGGGGAGGGACGGTCTGA